The Macaca fascicularis isolate 582-1 chromosome 11, T2T-MFA8v1.1 genome includes a region encoding these proteins:
- the LOC135966268 gene encoding uncharacterized protein isoform X2 → MGNNQSTPLSLLVTNFKDVKARGRNLSVELKKGKLVTFCRSEWPSFGVGWPSEGTFCLSIITKVKTKIFLPGQSGHPDQIPYILVWQDLVENPPPWITPFILEPCKVLVTRPTRQKTPSAPSAPVLPDSQDPLTLEPTFPPPYQHLIPQDPVPQGGASVEGNREAEAAESESNLGGPAGRTRGRVQRDQASRLPDSTVALPLREIGSLDDTGLSRLMYWPFSTSDLYNWKSQNARFSDNPKDLTSLLDSVMFTHQPTWDDCQQLLRILFTTEERERIQVEARKLVPGDDGQPTANPDLINAAFPLTRPRWDYNTAEALQKIHQEIWPRLRELYEAGPPPTPHPFQPGDWVLVKRHRQETLQPRWKGPLQVLLTTPTALKVEGIASWIHYTHVKPVDPTSDLLGPSGAPVTWTVDKAKNNPLKLTLRRHPHSRNHV, encoded by the exons atgggcaacaaccagagcacgccgctctcactccttgttaccaattttaaggatgtgaaggctcgggggcgtaacttaagcgtagaactaaagaagggaaagctagttactttctgccgttcggagtggccctctttcggcgtagggtggccctctgaaggaactttctgtctctctattattactaaggtaaaaactaagattttcctgccagggcagtcaggacatcctgatcaaattccttatattctagtgtggcaggatcttgtggaaaacccaccaccctggataactccattcatccttgagccctgcaaagtcctagtaacgcgacctacaagacaaaagactccctctgctccctcggcccctgtgctgccggacagccaggaccccctaacgttagaacccacatttcccccaccatatcagcaccttatcccgcaggacccagtcccccagggtggtgcttccgtagagggaaaccgagaagcggaagcagccgagagtgaaagtaacctgggggggccggccggccgaacacgaggccgcgtacagcgggaccaagcttcccgactccctgactccactgtagccctgcctctcagagaaataggatcgctcgatgataccgggctctcccgtctcatgtattggcctttttccaccagtgatttatacaattggaagtcccaaaatgctcggttctcagataatcccaaagatctaacctcgttgttagacagtgtcatgtttactcaccagccgacctgggatgactgtcaacagctcctccgaatcctgttcacaacggaggagcgggaaagaatccaagttgaggccagaaaactggttccaggagatgacggccagccaactgcaaatcctgacctcattaatgcggctttccctttgacccggcccagatgggactacaacacggcagaag ccttacagaaaattcaccaggaaatttggcccagactacgagaactgtacgaggcaggacctccgccgacgcctcatccgttccagccgggagactgggtcctagtcaagcgccaccggcaagaaactcttcaacccaggtggaaaggaccactgcaagtactcctgactactcccaccgctctcaaagtagaaggcatcgcttcgtggatccactacacacacgtcaaaccagtggacccaacatccgaccttctcgggccgtctggagcaccggttacatggactgtagacaaagctaagaacaatcccttaaagctaaccctgcgccgtcatccccatagccgtaaccatgtctag
- the LOC135966268 gene encoding uncharacterized protein isoform X5, translated as MGNNQSTPLSLLVTNFKDVKARGRNLSVELKKGKLVTFCRSEWPSFGVGWPSEGTFCLSIITKVKTKIFLPGQSGHPDQIPYILVWQDLVENPPPWITPFILEPCKVLVTRPTRQKTPSAPSAPVLPDSQDPLTLEPTFPPPYQHLIPQDPVPQGGASVEGNREAEAAESESNLGGPAGRTRGRVQRDQASRLPDSTVALPLREIGSLDDTGLSRLMYWPFSTSDLYNWKSQNARFSDNPKDLTSLLDSVMFTHQPTWDDCQQLLRILFTTEERERIQVEARKLVPGDDGQPTANPDLINAAFPLTRPRWDYNTAEAARSPETCVRGTEDLLKTLGELGYRASATKAQICKSEILFQDGQKRSQLREKLLRL; from the exons atgggcaacaaccagagcacgccgctctcactccttgttaccaattttaaggatgtgaaggctcgggggcgtaacttaagcgtagaactaaagaagggaaagctagttactttctgccgttcggagtggccctctttcggcgtagggtggccctctgaaggaactttctgtctctctattattactaaggtaaaaactaagattttcctgccagggcagtcaggacatcctgatcaaattccttatattctagtgtggcaggatcttgtggaaaacccaccaccctggataactccattcatccttgagccctgcaaagtcctagtaacgcgacctacaagacaaaagactccctctgctccctcggcccctgtgctgccggacagccaggaccccctaacgttagaacccacatttcccccaccatatcagcaccttatcccgcaggacccagtcccccagggtggtgcttccgtagagggaaaccgagaagcggaagcagccgagagtgaaagtaacctgggggggccggccggccgaacacgaggccgcgtacagcgggaccaagcttcccgactccctgactccactgtagccctgcctctcagagaaataggatcgctcgatgataccgggctctcccgtctcatgtattggcctttttccaccagtgatttatacaattggaagtcccaaaatgctcggttctcagataatcccaaagatctaacctcgttgttagacagtgtcatgtttactcaccagccgacctgggatgactgtcaacagctcctccgaatcctgttcacaacggaggagcgggaaagaatccaagttgaggccagaaaactggttccaggagatgacggccagccaactgcaaatcctgacctcattaatgcggctttccctttgacccggcccagatgggactacaacacggcagaag cggccaggtccccggaaacttgtgttcgagggactgaggacctcctgaagactctgggggagctaggctaccgagcctcagcaacaaaggctcagatctgcaagtcggag atactttttcaggatggacagaagcgttcccaactaagagagaaactgctcaggttgtag
- the LOC135966268 gene encoding uncharacterized protein isoform X1, which produces MGNNQSTPLSLLVTNFKDVKARGRNLSVELKKGKLVTFCRSEWPSFGVGWPSEGTFCLSIITKVKTKIFLPGQSGHPDQIPYILVWQDLVENPPPWITPFILEPCKVLVTRPTRQKTPSAPSAPVLPDSQDPLTLEPTFPPPYQHLIPQDPVPQGGASVEGNREAEAAESESNLGGPAGRTRGRVQRDQASRLPDSTVALPLREIGSLDDTGLSRLMYWPFSTSDLYNWKSQNARFSDNPKDLTSLLDSVMFTHQPTWDDCQQLLRILFTTEERERIQVEARKLVPGDDGQPTANPDLINAAFPLTRPRWDYNTAEAARSPETCVRGTEDLLKTLGELGYRASATKAQICKSEVTYLGYLLKGGQRWLTKARKETVLRIPRPQSTRQVREFLGLAGFCRLWIPGFAELAKPLYQATKERQPFNWTEEAELAFQQIKTALLSAPALGLPDVSKPFHLYVDESKGVAKAVLTQYLGPWQRPVAYLSKKLDSVAAGWPPCLRIIAATALMVRDADKLIMGQELRVITPHAIEGVLRQPPDRWMSNARLTHYQGLLLNPLRITFLPPTSLNPASLLPNPDLDAPSHECTEILAQVHGVREDLQDRLLPDTELTWFTDGSSYVHQGQRYAGAAVTSETEILFQDGQKRSQLREKLLRL; this is translated from the exons atgggcaacaaccagagcacgccgctctcactccttgttaccaattttaaggatgtgaaggctcgggggcgtaacttaagcgtagaactaaagaagggaaagctagttactttctgccgttcggagtggccctctttcggcgtagggtggccctctgaaggaactttctgtctctctattattactaaggtaaaaactaagattttcctgccagggcagtcaggacatcctgatcaaattccttatattctagtgtggcaggatcttgtggaaaacccaccaccctggataactccattcatccttgagccctgcaaagtcctagtaacgcgacctacaagacaaaagactccctctgctccctcggcccctgtgctgccggacagccaggaccccctaacgttagaacccacatttcccccaccatatcagcaccttatcccgcaggacccagtcccccagggtggtgcttccgtagagggaaaccgagaagcggaagcagccgagagtgaaagtaacctgggggggccggccggccgaacacgaggccgcgtacagcgggaccaagcttcccgactccctgactccactgtagccctgcctctcagagaaataggatcgctcgatgataccgggctctcccgtctcatgtattggcctttttccaccagtgatttatacaattggaagtcccaaaatgctcggttctcagataatcccaaagatctaacctcgttgttagacagtgtcatgtttactcaccagccgacctgggatgactgtcaacagctcctccgaatcctgttcacaacggaggagcgggaaagaatccaagttgaggccagaaaactggttccaggagatgacggccagccaactgcaaatcctgacctcattaatgcggctttccctttgacccggcccagatgggactacaacacggcagaag cggccaggtccccggaaacttgtgttcgagggactgaggacctcctgaagactctgggggagctaggctaccgagcctcagcaacaaaggctcagatctgcaagtcggaggtaacttatctggggtacctattaaaaggggggcaacgctggctaaccaaagcccgaaaggaaacagtcctacgcatccctagaccccagtcaacacggcaagtgagagaattcctggggttggcagggttctgtaggttatggatacccggatttgctgagttagccaagcccctataccaggcaacaaaggaacggcagcccttcaattggacggaagaggctgagctggcctttcagcaaatcaaaactgccttgttatcagcccccgcgctggggctccctgatgtctccaaacccttccacttatacgtggatgaaagtaagggtgttgcaaaagccgtgttaacacagtacctaggcccctggcagaggccagttgcctatttgtcaaaaaaattagattcagtggctgctggctggccaccctgcctccggataatcgcggcgaccgccctaatggtccgagacgctgataaacttatcatggggcaagagttgcgcgttataaccccgcatgccattgaaggcgtcctccggcagccgccggaccgatggatgagtaacgcccggctcacccactatcaaggactgctgttaaaccccctcagaataacttttctgcccccaacctctttaaaccctgcttcactgctgccaaatccagacttggacgccccgtcccatgagtgcactgagatactggctcaggtgcatggggtgcgggaggacctgcaagatcgtctgctccccgacacagaactcacctggttcactgatggcagcagctatgtccaccaaggccagcggtatgcaggagcggctgtaacgtcagagactgagatactttttcaggatggacagaagcgttcccaactaagagagaaactgctcaggttgtag
- the LOC135966268 gene encoding uncharacterized protein isoform X4 — translation MGNNQSTPLSLLVTNFKDVKARGRNLSVELKKGKLVTFCRSEWPSFGVGWPSEGTFCLSIITKVKTKIFLPGQSGHPDQIPYILVWQDLVENPPPWITPFILEPCKVLVTRPTRQKTPSAPSAPVLPDSQDPLTLEPTFPPPYQHLIPQDPVPQGGASVEGNREAEAAESESNLGGPAGRTRGRVQRDQASRLPDSTVALPLREIGSLDDTGLSRLMYWPFSTSDLYNWKSQNARFSDNPKDLTSLLDSVMFTHQPTWDDCQQLLRILFTTEERERIQVEARKLVPGDDGQPTANPDLINAAFPLTRPRWDYNTAEAARSPETCVRGTEDLLKTLGELGYRASATKAQICKSENSPGSLMAAAMSTKASGMQERL, via the exons atgggcaacaaccagagcacgccgctctcactccttgttaccaattttaaggatgtgaaggctcgggggcgtaacttaagcgtagaactaaagaagggaaagctagttactttctgccgttcggagtggccctctttcggcgtagggtggccctctgaaggaactttctgtctctctattattactaaggtaaaaactaagattttcctgccagggcagtcaggacatcctgatcaaattccttatattctagtgtggcaggatcttgtggaaaacccaccaccctggataactccattcatccttgagccctgcaaagtcctagtaacgcgacctacaagacaaaagactccctctgctccctcggcccctgtgctgccggacagccaggaccccctaacgttagaacccacatttcccccaccatatcagcaccttatcccgcaggacccagtcccccagggtggtgcttccgtagagggaaaccgagaagcggaagcagccgagagtgaaagtaacctgggggggccggccggccgaacacgaggccgcgtacagcgggaccaagcttcccgactccctgactccactgtagccctgcctctcagagaaataggatcgctcgatgataccgggctctcccgtctcatgtattggcctttttccaccagtgatttatacaattggaagtcccaaaatgctcggttctcagataatcccaaagatctaacctcgttgttagacagtgtcatgtttactcaccagccgacctgggatgactgtcaacagctcctccgaatcctgttcacaacggaggagcgggaaagaatccaagttgaggccagaaaactggttccaggagatgacggccagccaactgcaaatcctgacctcattaatgcggctttccctttgacccggcccagatgggactacaacacggcagaag cggccaggtccccggaaacttgtgttcgagggactgaggacctcctgaagactctgggggagctaggctaccgagcctcagcaacaaaggctcagatctgcaagtcggag aactcacctggttcactgatggcagcagctatgtccaccaaggccagcggtatgcaggagcggctgtaa
- the LOC135966268 gene encoding uncharacterized protein isoform X3, with protein MGNNQSTPLSLLVTNFKDVKARGRNLSVELKKGKLVTFCRSEWPSFGVGWPSEGTFCLSIITKVKTKIFLPGQSGHPDQIPYILVWQDLVENPPPWITPFILEPCKVLVTRPTRQKTPSAPSAPVLPDSQDPLTLEPTFPPPYQHLIPQDPVPQGGASVEGNREAEAAESESNLGGPAGRTRGRVQRDQASRLPDSTVALPLREIGSLDDTGLSRLMYWPFSTSDLYNWKSQNARFSDNPKDLTSLLDSVMFTHQPTWDDCQQLLRILFTTEERERIQVEARKLVPGDDGQPTANPDLINAAFPLTRPRWDYNTAEAARSPETCVRGTEDLLKTLGELGYRASATKAQICKSETWTPRPMSALRYWLRCMGCGRTCKIVCSPTQNSPGSLMAAAMSTKASGMQERL; from the exons atgggcaacaaccagagcacgccgctctcactccttgttaccaattttaaggatgtgaaggctcgggggcgtaacttaagcgtagaactaaagaagggaaagctagttactttctgccgttcggagtggccctctttcggcgtagggtggccctctgaaggaactttctgtctctctattattactaaggtaaaaactaagattttcctgccagggcagtcaggacatcctgatcaaattccttatattctagtgtggcaggatcttgtggaaaacccaccaccctggataactccattcatccttgagccctgcaaagtcctagtaacgcgacctacaagacaaaagactccctctgctccctcggcccctgtgctgccggacagccaggaccccctaacgttagaacccacatttcccccaccatatcagcaccttatcccgcaggacccagtcccccagggtggtgcttccgtagagggaaaccgagaagcggaagcagccgagagtgaaagtaacctgggggggccggccggccgaacacgaggccgcgtacagcgggaccaagcttcccgactccctgactccactgtagccctgcctctcagagaaataggatcgctcgatgataccgggctctcccgtctcatgtattggcctttttccaccagtgatttatacaattggaagtcccaaaatgctcggttctcagataatcccaaagatctaacctcgttgttagacagtgtcatgtttactcaccagccgacctgggatgactgtcaacagctcctccgaatcctgttcacaacggaggagcgggaaagaatccaagttgaggccagaaaactggttccaggagatgacggccagccaactgcaaatcctgacctcattaatgcggctttccctttgacccggcccagatgggactacaacacggcagaag cggccaggtccccggaaacttgtgttcgagggactgaggacctcctgaagactctgggggagctaggctaccgagcctcagcaacaaaggctcagatctgcaagtcggag acttggacgccccgtcccatgagtgcactgagatactggctcaggtgcatggggtgcgggaggacctgcaagatcgtctgctccccgacacagaactcacctggttcactgatggcagcagctatgtccaccaaggccagcggtatgcaggagcggctgtaa